A part of Candidatus Lernaella stagnicola genomic DNA contains:
- a CDS encoding class II fructose-bisphosphate aldolase gives MISYRELGLVNSREIFAKAVAGGYAIPAYNFNNLEQLQAIITGCVETNSPVIIQVSSGARKYANQILLRHLAAGAVELARDMGSHIPIVLHLDHGDTFELCKNCIETGFSSVMIDGSAHSFEDNMALTKQVVEFAHEHDVTVEGELGVLAGIEDDVQHEQSHYTDPDDVEEFVQRTGVDSLAISIGTSHGAYKFKVKPGEEPPPLRFDILEEVEKRIPGFPIVLHGASSVIPAYIELINQYGGDLGGAVGVPEEQLRLAAKSAVCKVNIDSDGRLAITAKVREVLWTKPKEFDPRKYLGPAREELIRLIKHKNEYVLGSAGKA, from the coding sequence ATGATTTCCTACCGCGAACTCGGCCTCGTTAATTCGCGAGAAATTTTCGCCAAAGCCGTCGCCGGCGGCTACGCCATCCCTGCCTACAACTTCAACAATTTGGAGCAATTGCAGGCGATCATCACCGGTTGCGTGGAGACGAACTCGCCGGTGATCATTCAGGTTTCTAGCGGCGCGCGGAAGTACGCCAACCAAATATTGCTGCGGCACTTGGCGGCCGGCGCGGTGGAATTGGCGCGCGATATGGGCAGCCATATTCCCATCGTGTTGCACCTGGACCACGGCGACACTTTTGAACTGTGCAAGAACTGTATCGAGACCGGCTTTTCCTCGGTCATGATCGACGGCTCGGCGCATTCCTTCGAAGACAACATGGCCCTGACCAAGCAGGTGGTCGAATTCGCGCACGAGCACGACGTCACCGTCGAGGGAGAACTGGGCGTGCTGGCGGGTATCGAAGACGACGTGCAACACGAGCAATCGCACTACACCGACCCGGACGACGTAGAAGAGTTCGTGCAGCGTACCGGCGTCGATTCGCTCGCGATTTCCATCGGCACGAGTCATGGGGCCTACAAATTTAAGGTCAAACCCGGCGAGGAGCCGCCGCCCCTTCGCTTCGACATCCTCGAAGAAGTCGAGAAGCGGATCCCCGGATTCCCCATCGTCTTGCACGGCGCCAGCAGCGTCATCCCCGCCTACATCGAGCTGATTAACCAGTACGGCGGCGACCTCGGCGGCGCGGTCGGCGTGCCCGAAGAGCAGTTGCGGCTCGCGGCCAAATCGGCGGTGTGCAAAGTGAACATCGATTCCGACGGGCGCTTGGCTATCACGGCAAAGGTGCGGGAAGTGCTGTGGACCAAGCCGAAGGAATTCGACCCGCGCAAATACCTCGGCCCGGCGCGCGAGGAACTGATCCGCCTGATCAAACACAAAAACGAGTACGTATTAGGGAGCGCCGGGAAGGCCTAA